A genomic window from Tautonia rosea includes:
- a CDS encoding DUF1549 and DUF1553 domain-containing protein, with product MRLDRHPRRGNRNGLSLILVGLLGVCIAPGVTAVHSDTTTEVAPAESFSREQRTHWAYVPVERPDPPDVGNRSWIRNPIDRFILAEIEALEFEPSPEADRISLIRRLTFDLTGLPPTPDEVESFLEDDRPDAYERLVESLLERPSFGERWAQHWLDLAHYADSNGFELDADRPDAWRYRDWVVSALNDDLPYDRFLSLQLAGDELAPDDEFALIATGFGRCGPREVVGGNIDPKVRRQSELSGVTGTVGSVFMGLTIGCAKCHDHKFDAIPTTDYYRLQAFFEAAEMVEIPVATEAERAAYKAAEDAVAAKTQPLKEAKATLEAPYRAALLAVKKANLTDDERAVLEIPEEDRTPIQKKMAAGAQRALNIPWEELAEAVAENPEDHAERERLKRAIFELEQTLPPPPARVMALAEPKDEEAVAAPETFVYRRGDPYNLGPKVEPRPLGVVLANMEPDAFADGVEPIDGRTGRRTALAQWMTRPENPLTARVIVNRLWQHHLGRGIVASPSDFGVRGEYPSHPELLDWLASELIANGWRLKPIHRLIVTSATYRQASDPRRSVVHDPEEMARVREVLKSQAEDDPDNLLFARVDRRRLEAESLRDHLLAVTGELNPQMGGPGIRAPIPPEVEELIFTEAEEVDLWPEHPDPSQHVRRSLYLYRKRNVRLPLFDAFDSPDTQTSCAVRDVSTHPLQPLILLNSSFAIDRAKALAGRVFRDEPDDAPARVDRTYRLVLSRSPGEDELRQALDFIDSQAEMLRDRREGDAPLAAPTPEPSDVDRAEAAAWVDFALAMLNRNEFVYVP from the coding sequence ATGCGCCTCGATCGCCACCCCAGGCGAGGGAATCGAAACGGACTGAGTCTGATCCTGGTCGGATTGCTCGGCGTCTGCATTGCCCCTGGAGTCACGGCGGTTCATTCGGACACTACAACCGAAGTGGCTCCTGCCGAGTCGTTTTCGCGAGAACAGCGAACGCACTGGGCTTATGTACCGGTCGAGCGTCCCGATCCGCCGGACGTCGGGAATCGCTCGTGGATTCGCAATCCGATTGACCGCTTCATCCTGGCAGAGATCGAGGCTCTGGAATTTGAGCCCTCACCGGAAGCCGACCGCATCAGCTTGATTCGTCGTTTGACCTTCGACCTGACGGGGTTGCCGCCGACTCCCGACGAGGTGGAGTCCTTCCTTGAGGACGATCGGCCCGATGCCTACGAGCGTTTGGTAGAATCCTTGCTCGAACGGCCTAGCTTTGGAGAGCGATGGGCGCAGCACTGGCTCGACCTGGCCCACTATGCCGACTCGAATGGCTTCGAGCTGGATGCCGATCGCCCCGATGCCTGGCGATACCGGGACTGGGTTGTGTCGGCGCTGAACGATGATCTGCCTTACGACCGATTCCTCTCCTTGCAACTGGCCGGCGATGAACTGGCTCCGGACGACGAGTTTGCCCTGATCGCCACCGGGTTTGGCCGATGCGGCCCTCGGGAAGTGGTGGGAGGGAATATTGACCCAAAGGTCCGCAGACAATCGGAACTGTCGGGAGTGACGGGGACCGTGGGGTCGGTCTTCATGGGACTGACAATCGGGTGCGCCAAGTGCCATGATCACAAATTCGACGCCATCCCGACGACCGACTACTACCGGCTCCAGGCCTTCTTCGAGGCCGCCGAGATGGTCGAGATTCCCGTCGCAACAGAGGCCGAACGCGCGGCCTACAAGGCGGCCGAAGACGCGGTGGCCGCAAAGACCCAACCCTTGAAGGAGGCCAAGGCAACCCTGGAAGCCCCGTATCGGGCCGCACTCCTGGCCGTCAAGAAGGCCAACCTCACGGATGACGAACGGGCCGTGCTGGAGATTCCGGAGGAGGATCGCACACCCATTCAGAAAAAAATGGCGGCCGGAGCTCAACGTGCGCTCAATATTCCCTGGGAAGAACTCGCCGAGGCCGTGGCGGAGAATCCGGAAGATCACGCCGAACGAGAGCGTTTGAAACGGGCCATCTTCGAGTTGGAGCAGACGCTGCCACCTCCTCCTGCCAGGGTCATGGCCCTGGCCGAACCGAAGGACGAAGAGGCCGTTGCGGCTCCGGAGACGTTCGTCTATCGCCGGGGAGATCCGTACAACCTTGGACCAAAGGTTGAGCCTCGTCCGCTCGGAGTCGTGCTGGCGAACATGGAACCGGACGCCTTTGCCGATGGGGTCGAGCCGATCGACGGACGGACCGGACGGCGAACGGCGCTGGCCCAGTGGATGACCCGGCCGGAGAACCCTCTGACCGCCCGGGTGATCGTGAACCGACTCTGGCAGCATCACCTGGGCCGAGGGATCGTCGCCTCGCCGAGCGATTTCGGAGTCAGGGGTGAATACCCGTCTCATCCCGAATTGCTCGACTGGCTCGCCTCGGAACTGATTGCCAACGGCTGGCGGCTGAAGCCGATTCACCGCCTGATCGTCACCTCGGCCACCTACCGGCAAGCGTCCGACCCGAGACGGTCGGTCGTTCACGACCCGGAGGAGATGGCCCGCGTCAGGGAGGTTCTCAAGAGCCAAGCCGAGGACGATCCTGACAATCTTCTCTTTGCTCGCGTCGATCGCCGCAGGTTGGAGGCCGAATCGCTGCGAGATCATTTGCTCGCCGTCACCGGAGAGTTGAACCCTCAGATGGGAGGTCCCGGGATTCGAGCACCGATTCCCCCCGAGGTCGAGGAGCTGATCTTCACCGAGGCGGAGGAAGTCGACCTCTGGCCGGAACATCCTGATCCCTCGCAGCACGTTCGACGATCGCTTTACCTGTACCGGAAGCGGAACGTCCGGCTCCCGTTATTTGATGCCTTCGACTCCCCAGACACGCAGACCTCTTGCGCGGTCCGGGATGTGAGTACCCACCCGCTTCAGCCCTTGATCCTGCTCAACAGCAGTTTTGCAATCGACCGCGCCAAGGCACTCGCCGGTCGGGTCTTTCGCGACGAGCCGGATGATGCCCCCGCCCGGGTCGATCGGACCTATCGCCTGGTCCTGTCCCGATCCCCAGGCGAGGACGAGCTGAGGCAGGCCCTCGACTTCATCGACTCGCAAGCCGAGATGCTCAGGGATCGGCGGGAAGGAGATGCTCCGTTGGCGGCTCCAACTCCGGAGCCCTCGGACGTCGATCGAGCCGAGGCAGCGGCCTGGGTTGATTTCGCCCTGGCGATGCTGAACCGGAATGAGTTCGTGTACGTGCCTTGA